GATACAATATTTAATTTTATTGCTTCTGAGGGACAGACTGAAATACTTTCTTCGCCACATATCCTTGTTCGTGACGAACAGACGGCAAGCATCCAGGTAGGATCGTCTGAACCTGTATTATCGGGTACCAGTTCAGCAGGGGCAGGTACCGCTGGAACCACAGTGGCAAATGTACAGTATCGCGATATTGGAAAAATACTCACGGTCACCCCGCGAATCGGTGAAAACAATATGATTACACTGGATATCACGCAGGAAATCAGTGAAATTGCAAATACATCACAAGTACCAGATACCCCGAATTTTACAATCAGGAAAACAGAGACATCGTTGGTCGTCATGAGTGGCCATGCAATATACCTGGGTGGTATTATTGATACTAAAGATGAGGTAACAGTAAAAAAGCTTCCCTATCTGGGTGACATACCCTATCTTGGTAAAATATTCAGGTCACTGGACTCATCTAAATCTAAAACAGAGTTAATGATACTGCTCACACCTTATATTATTAATAAAAATGATGATGCAGATAGATTAACCAGTGAATTCAAAAACAAATTAAAGCAAATAGCAAAGATGCAAAAGAAGGAAATGGTGAAATAACTTTTAAGAGAGTGTGCTTGTTATTGAATGATAAATTGAAAGCTATAAAGATATGTCACCAGGAAGCGGGAAAAAGTTTGGCTACATTGACTTGTTTTTATGCGGTTTAGTGGTAATACTCATGATATGTTTTGGAGTGAGGAAAATAGTATTATGATGCCAAAAAAGAGCCACAGTGGCTTTACCATCATCGAGGTCGTCGTCGCGCTTGTTATTGTAGGAGTGTCCATAACAATCTTTGTAAGGCTTTTAGGAAGTTCAGCAATGCTTAGAGGTAAAATTAACGACTATGATAAAAGGATGGAAATTGCTGTTACTAAGACTGAACAATCTTTCCTTGGACTGATAGATGTCGGTTTAGATCTGGACAATGATAAGAAAACAGTCCAGGGTAAGATTAAGGGCAGGGACATCAACTGGAGTGTAGAAGATGAAAGCGTTGACGGTTTCAGAGGATATGAGAGAGATGTGTACTTCTATACAGTGTCAGTTGAAGGTGTTAACATTTCAAGTGTAGGCATTAGATGAGAAAGAGCAAACGCTCATTACATGTCGAACGGGTAAATGTGTCAATGCGCGAGAGGGAGAGTATAACAAATGTAGTAGTCTCATTTCAAAAAGGGTCTACTAAACAACCATGCACCAGAGCATTTACTTTATTAGAGCTTATAATTGCACTTTCTATTGGTACGGTATTAATCCTGCTCGTGTCCTTTGCTATAAGAACAGGTTTTTTTCAGATGGAGAAGGGGAGTAAGTGGCTTGAGGATAGATATAGAGATAACTGCGCATTATTCTTTTTTCACCAACAGGCAACATCGATGAGGAATGAGTTAATTAATAAAGATATTATTTTTGATGGCAATTCAGATAAAATTATTTTTGTGACCTCTGTTTCTCTGGAAAGAAGTTATGGATTAGGATTGATGATGGCCTATTATTATACTGAAGTAGATGGTGAAAGTTTCAGCCTGAATTATAAGGAGAAGCGATTTGTTCCGGGTGAAAACCTGAATTCATTTAAGGACCAAAATGATTTAATGTTTAATGATAGTGAAGCGGTTGAGATTGTTAATGGGTATGACAATATTTCGTTTCAATATCTTGGATTACAGGAGCACGTGGACGTAGTTTCCACTAAGTCGGATCTTGAATGGAAGGATGAATGGCTATTAAACAATTTGCCAAAAGCCGTAAAAGTTGTGTTTGCAAAGGGGGGCGAAACCCAGGAATTGATAGCCCCTGTAATGGTTATGTATTAATCTTTGTTTTATGGTCAATTACAATCCTGAGCATGGTTGCACTGGGGTTTTCTAAAGATACTAAAACGGCTGTTCTGCTCAAATCTATCAGTGCTGACAGGGTAAAGGATTCATATGCCGCCAGGGGTGCGTCTCTCTATGCATTTGCCAAAATGTCAATTGTCAATAGTGGATCGAGCACAAAAGCTAAAGACAAGTATAAAGACAGTGGTAATAGCCATACTCAGGGAGCGGACGGTTTCGTTGCACCCGGGGATCTTCCAAAAGGAGGATCCCCGCCAATTGATGCAGGGGCAGATAATGAGGATAGTGATTCAGAGCAAAGTGATAAAAACAGTGATAATAAGTGGATCCCTGGTAAGAATCCATATTCCGTAACTATAGGAGATAGAGATTGTGATGTATATTTAACCTCTGAGAACAGAAAAATTAATATAAATGGTTTAAATGATAAAAATAGAGAATTCTTTGTAACCTTTCTCAAAAAGATGGATATTGACGCTTTTGATGCAGACATAATTGCCGATTCGATACTGGATTGGATGGACACAGATGATCTGACACACATTAACGGAGCTGAAGACGGGTTTTATGGATCTCTGCCTGAACCTTATAAAGCTAAGGACGCACCTTTCGACTCTATTGAGGAATTGGCTCTGCTGCGAGGTGTAACTCCTGAAATATTTAAGAGTATAAGAGATTTTACAACTATTTACGGTGGTAAAGAAATAAGAGTTAATATAAACATTGCATCAAAGGAAATACTGAGTTCAATACCTGGCTTGTCTGATGACATTGTTGATGAATTATCTCTCTATATTGAGGAAAATGGTATAATTGGCGATATAGAGGAATTGAAGGAAGTTTTTTGGGGTCTTGGAATAATTGGTGACAGTTTTGAAGATATAAAACGTTTTTTGACCCTGGAAAATTCAGATTATATATCAATAAGCGCATTTTCTAAAAAAACTGGTAGTAAGCAAAAACAGTCAAGCGAATCAAGAGCACTTCATGGGTACGATTATAAGTTGATTGTAGGAAAGGAGGGTAACAGGTACAAAATATATGCTGCGTATCCTGAATAAATTAAGTTTGACTTGACTTAAACATCTGTAGTGATATCATTTATAAGAACAAATATTATATGGAAAAATACTTGTGTTGATAAAAATTAAAATACATTATTTATTTATTCTCACGATATTCTGGTGCTGTTTTGCTTTTGCAGATGAGAACGTTAGCACTTCGAAGGCAACAGGAGGGGATCAGATAATTGTATCCCCAACCAGTACAATGATTGATGTAAGTGATACTGTATCGGTAAACGTATTAGTTCTGGACGAAGATGGAAATCCGGTTGAAGGACATAAAGTACAGATGATTCCGGAGAATGATCAGATATTGTCGGTTAACATCGGACATTCCGTTTCAGATGAGTCGGGGTATTTAAGTTTTTATATACTTGGTAAGCAGCAGGGAAACAGCACTTTGACAGTAACTGACGGCGTGGTTTCCTCTCAGATAGATGTTGCCATTAGAAACTTAATTCACTATATTCTTCCGTATTTCTATGGTGAAATGCAGTTGAGCATTGTTAATCCTACTTCAGACGTAAATTATGCAAAGATCCAGTTTTATGAGAATAGCGAACGATTTATTGAACCTGTTGTAGTGAGATTGGAAGCCAAAGAAATGAAGACTCTTAACCTTTCAGAAGAGCTGGATACTGTACTAAAAGATGGCTGGGCAGAGATACACTCTACTGAACTTATCTTTGGTGGGGTATGGACGAATAAGGGATATCTCTCTTTCAAAAAGATAGACAAATAATGGTAGATAAGCATAGTAATTCCAAAGCGTTTACGCTGATAGAATTATTAGTTGTTCTCGTTATTATAACAATTGGTGCTGTTATTTCTGTGCCGAGAATAACAACCGGTATTGATACCGCAAAGTTCAGAAATGCCGTCTCTGAGGTTGTTACTTACTTGAGAAATACACATCTTGATGCAATTTTAGAAAAAAAAGATATAACTGTTTCTATCAATTATGAACAAAATGTTCTTCAAAGAAACGACGATCAGTTCTTTAATATACCACCTGATATAGTCTTAAACCCTTCATCTATTGGCGAACAACAGGTTGGGAAGTTTATATTCTATAATAACGGAAGAGGTTCAGGCCCGAAGATAGAGTTTCTAGGCAGCAATGCAAGGAAAGCGGTAGTGTATGTTGATCTGATATCCGGTTTGGCGAAATTTGATTTGGATTAGGATTTAGCTACAGAATACACGAACCTGGCCAGTATAGATATATAAAGATTGGCTTTAGAACCATATTAACCTGAATTGAGCAATTCTTGATCAGGTTAGTGGCTATTTCCCACATCTGAACTCGTTCGTCAGGGTGGACAAACAACCTCTATCACTTTTCGAGCAAAGGAGAAA
Above is a genomic segment from Candidatus Scalindua japonica containing:
- a CDS encoding prepilin-type N-terminal cleavage/methylation domain-containing protein, with amino-acid sequence MMPKKSHSGFTIIEVVVALVIVGVSITIFVRLLGSSAMLRGKINDYDKRMEIAVTKTEQSFLGLIDVGLDLDNDKKTVQGKIKGRDINWSVEDESVDGFRGYERDVYFYTVSVEGVNISSVGIR
- a CDS encoding PulJ/GspJ family protein, with protein sequence MRKSKRSLHVERVNVSMRERESITNVVVSFQKGSTKQPCTRAFTLLELIIALSIGTVLILLVSFAIRTGFFQMEKGSKWLEDRYRDNCALFFFHQQATSMRNELINKDIIFDGNSDKIIFVTSVSLERSYGLGLMMAYYYTEVDGESFSLNYKEKRFVPGENLNSFKDQNDLMFNDSEAVEIVNGYDNISFQYLGLQEHVDVVSTKSDLEWKDEWLLNNLPKAVKVVFAKGGETQELIAPVMVMY
- a CDS encoding general secretion pathway protein GspK, whose translation is MAIKQFAKSRKSCVCKGGRNPGIDSPCNGYVLIFVLWSITILSMVALGFSKDTKTAVLLKSISADRVKDSYAARGASLYAFAKMSIVNSGSSTKAKDKYKDSGNSHTQGADGFVAPGDLPKGGSPPIDAGADNEDSDSEQSDKNSDNKWIPGKNPYSVTIGDRDCDVYLTSENRKININGLNDKNREFFVTFLKKMDIDAFDADIIADSILDWMDTDDLTHINGAEDGFYGSLPEPYKAKDAPFDSIEELALLRGVTPEIFKSIRDFTTIYGGKEIRVNINIASKEILSSIPGLSDDIVDELSLYIEENGIIGDIEELKEVFWGLGIIGDSFEDIKRFLTLENSDYISISAFSKKTGSKQKQSSESRALHGYDYKLIVGKEGNRYKIYAAYPE
- a CDS encoding prepilin-type N-terminal cleavage/methylation domain-containing protein, with the translated sequence MVDKHSNSKAFTLIELLVVLVIITIGAVISVPRITTGIDTAKFRNAVSEVVTYLRNTHLDAILEKKDITVSINYEQNVLQRNDDQFFNIPPDIVLNPSSIGEQQVGKFIFYNNGRGSGPKIEFLGSNARKAVVYVDLISGLAKFDLD